A window from Betta splendens chromosome 1, fBetSpl5.4, whole genome shotgun sequence encodes these proteins:
- the LOC114852340 gene encoding uncharacterized protein LOC114852340 isoform X12: MCTFMDLKGSCAVQTQKPTSTCRCPNQPSYQASLPPLPPLSEPLVGRVHPLALSVLRLNYDMPQQRQPQVLAEMESTLAAVMQHHNAQSNLSHADVGLFVAHAAHVQSVCEDVLVSSLQYQDHKAHKPTSCQANTSVSCRGAPQWGNPQVSKKLKRCPNQPSYQASLPPLPPLSEPLVGRVHPLALSVLRLNYDMPQQRQPQVLAEMESTLAAVMQHHNAQSNLSHADVGLFVAHAAHVQSVCEDVLVSSLQYQDHKAHKPTSCQANTSVSCRGAPQWGNPQVSKKLKRCPNQPSYQASLPPLPPLSEPLVGRVHPLALSVLRLNYDMPQQRQPQVLAEMESTLAAVMQHHNAHTKIIRRINQPRVKPTPPSPAEELRNGEIHRSARN, translated from the exons gggagctgtgcagtgcagacacagaaacctacatctacatgcag gtgccccaaccaaccttcttatcaagcctctcttccaccgctaccacctcttagcgagcctctggtgggacgggttcatcctctggctctgtctgtgctgagacttaattatgatatgccacagcaacgtcagccccaagtattggctgagatggagtcaactttagcagcagtgatgcagcatcataatgcaca atctaacctaagccatgcagatgttggattatttgttgcacatgcagcccatgtccagtcagtctgtgaagatgtcctggtcagttctttacag TACCAAGATCATAAGGCGCATAAACCAACCTCGTGTCaagccaacacctccgtctcctgcagaggagctccgcaatggggaaatccacaggtcagcaagaaattaaaaag gtgccccaaccaaccttcttatcaagcctctcttccaccgctaccacctcttagcgagcctctggtgggacgggttcatcctctggctctgtctgtgctgagacttaattatgatatgccacagcaacgtcagccccaagtattggctgagatggagtcaactttagcagcagtgatgcagcatcataatgcaca atctaacctaagccatgcagatgttggattatttgttgcacatgcagcccatgtccagtcagtctgtgaagatgtcctggtcagttctttacag TACCAAGATCATAAGGCGCATAAACCAACCTCGTGTCaagccaacacctccgtctcctgcagaggagctccgcaatggggaaatccacaggtcagcaagaaattaaaaag gtgccccaaccaaccttcttatcaagcctctcttccaccgctaccacctcttagcgagcctctggtgggacgggttcatcctctggctctgtctgtgctgagacttaattatgatatgccacagcaacgtcagccccaagtattggctgagatggagtcaactttagcagcagtgatgcagcatcataatgcaca TACCAAGATCATAAGGCGCATAAACCAACCTCGTGTCaagccaacacctccgtctcctgcagaggagctccgcaatggggaaatccacaggtcagcaagaaattaa
- the LOC114852340 gene encoding uncharacterized protein LOC114852340 isoform X13, with product MCTFMDLKGSCAVQTQKPTSTCRCPNQPSYQASLPPLPPLSEPLVGRVHPLALSVLRLNYDMPQQRQPQVLAEMESTLAAVMQHHNAQSNLSHADVGLFVAHAAHVQSVCEDVLVSSLQYQDHKAHKPTSCQANTSVSCRGAPQWGNPQVSKKLKRCPNQPSYQASLPPLPPLSEPLVGRVHPLALSVLRLNYDMPQQRQPQVLAEMESTLAAVMQHHNAQSNLSHADVGLFVAHAAHVQSVCEDVLVSSLQYQDHKAHKPTSCQANTSVSCRGAPQWGNPQVSKKLKRCPNQPSYQASLPPLPPLSEPLVGRVHPLALSVLRLNYDMPQQRQPQVLAEMESTLAAVMQHHNAQSNLSHAHVGLFVAHAAHVQSVCEDVLFINSENI from the exons gggagctgtgcagtgcagacacagaaacctacatctacatgcag gtgccccaaccaaccttcttatcaagcctctcttccaccgctaccacctcttagcgagcctctggtgggacgggttcatcctctggctctgtctgtgctgagacttaattatgatatgccacagcaacgtcagccccaagtattggctgagatggagtcaactttagcagcagtgatgcagcatcataatgcaca atctaacctaagccatgcagatgttggattatttgttgcacatgcagcccatgtccagtcagtctgtgaagatgtcctggtcagttctttacag TACCAAGATCATAAGGCGCATAAACCAACCTCGTGTCaagccaacacctccgtctcctgcagaggagctccgcaatggggaaatccacaggtcagcaagaaattaaaaag gtgccccaaccaaccttcttatcaagcctctcttccaccgctaccacctcttagcgagcctctggtgggacgggttcatcctctggctctgtctgtgctgagacttaattatgatatgccacagcaacgtcagccccaagtattggctgagatggagtcaactttagcagcagtgatgcagcatcataatgcaca atctaacctaagccatgcagatgttggattatttgttgcacatgcagcccatgtccagtcagtctgtgaagatgtcctggtcagttctttacag TACCAAGATCATAAGGCGCATAAACCAACCTCGTGTCaagccaacacctccgtctcctgcagaggagctccgcaatggggaaatccacaggtcagcaagaaattaaaaag gtgccccaaccaaccttcttatcaagcctctcttccaccgctaccacctcttagcgagcctctggtgggacgggttcatcctctggctctgtctgtgctgagacttaattatgatatgccacagcaacgtcagccccaagtattggctgagatggagtcaactttagcagcagtgatgcagcatcataatgcaca atctaacctaagccatgcacatgttggattatttgttgcacatgcagcccatgtccagtcagtctgtgaagatgtcctg ttcattaactctgaaaacatttaa
- the LOC114852340 gene encoding uncharacterized protein LOC114852340 isoform X17, with amino-acid sequence MCTFMDLKGSCAVQTQKPTSTCRCPNQPSYQASLPPLPPLSEPLVGRVHPLALSVLRLNYDMPQQRQPQVLAEMESTLAAVMQHHNAQSNLSHADVGLFVAHAAHVQSVCEDVLVSSLQYQDHKAHKPTSCQANTSVSCRGAPQWGNPQVSKKLKRCPNQPSYQASLPPLPPLSEPLVGRVHPLALSVLRLNYDMPQQRQPQVLAEMESTLAAVMQHHNAQSNLSHADVGLFVAHAAHVQSVCEDVLVSSLQYQDHKAHKPTSCQANTSVSCRGAPQWGNPQVSKKLKRCPNQPSYQASLPPLPPLSEPLVGRVHPLALSVLRLNYDMPQQRQPQVLAEMESTLAAVMQHHNAQYI; translated from the exons gggagctgtgcagtgcagacacagaaacctacatctacatgcag gtgccccaaccaaccttcttatcaagcctctcttccaccgctaccacctcttagcgagcctctggtgggacgggttcatcctctggctctgtctgtgctgagacttaattatgatatgccacagcaacgtcagccccaagtattggctgagatggagtcaactttagcagcagtgatgcagcatcataatgcaca atctaacctaagccatgcagatgttggattatttgttgcacatgcagcccatgtccagtcagtctgtgaagatgtcctggtcagttctttacag TACCAAGATCATAAGGCGCATAAACCAACCTCGTGTCaagccaacacctccgtctcctgcagaggagctccgcaatggggaaatccacaggtcagcaagaaattaaaaag gtgccccaaccaaccttcttatcaagcctctcttccaccgctaccacctcttagcgagcctctggtgggacgggttcatcctctggctctgtctgtgctgagacttaattatgatatgccacagcaacgtcagccccaagtattggctgagatggagtcaactttagcagcagtgatgcagcatcataatgcaca atctaacctaagccatgcagatgttggattatttgttgcacatgcagcccatgtccagtcagtctgtgaagatgtcctggtcagttctttacag TACCAAGATCATAAGGCGCATAAACCAACCTCGTGTCaagccaacacctccgtctcctgcagaggagctccgcaatggggaaatccacaggtcagcaagaaattaaaaag gtgccccaaccaaccttcttatcaagcctctcttccaccgctaccacctcttagcgagcctctggtgggacgggttcatcctctggctctgtctgtgctgagacttaattatgatatgccacagcaacgtcagccccaagtattggctgagatggagtcaactttagcagcagtgatgcagcatcataatgcacagtac atctaa
- the LOC114852340 gene encoding uncharacterized protein LOC114852340 isoform X20, which produces MCTFMDLKGSCAVQTQKPTSTCRCPNQPSYQASLPPLPPLSEPLVGRVHPLALSVLRLNYDMPQQRQPQVLAEMESTLAAVMQHHNAQSNLSHADVGLFVAHAAHVQSVCEDVLVSSLQYQDHKAHKPTSCQANTSVSCRGAPQWGNPQVSKKLKRCPNQPSYQASLPPLPPLSEPLVGRVHPLALSVLRLNYDMPQQRQPQVLAEMESTLAAVMQHHNAQYYQDHKAHKPTSCQANTSVSCRGAPQWGNPQVSKKLKRGAVQCRHRNLHLHAGAPTNLLIKPLFHRYHLLASLWWDGFILWLCLC; this is translated from the exons gggagctgtgcagtgcagacacagaaacctacatctacatgcag gtgccccaaccaaccttcttatcaagcctctcttccaccgctaccacctcttagcgagcctctggtgggacgggttcatcctctggctctgtctgtgctgagacttaattatgatatgccacagcaacgtcagccccaagtattggctgagatggagtcaactttagcagcagtgatgcagcatcataatgcaca atctaacctaagccatgcagatgttggattatttgttgcacatgcagcccatgtccagtcagtctgtgaagatgtcctggtcagttctttacag TACCAAGATCATAAGGCGCATAAACCAACCTCGTGTCaagccaacacctccgtctcctgcagaggagctccgcaatggggaaatccacaggtcagcaagaaattaaaaag gtgccccaaccaaccttcttatcaagcctctcttccaccgctaccacctcttagcgagcctctggtgggacgggttcatcctctggctctgtctgtgctgagacttaattatgatatgccacagcaacgtcagccccaagtattggctgagatggagtcaactttagcagcagtgatgcagcatcataatgcacagtac TACCAAGATCATAAGGCGCATAAACCAACCTCGTGTCaagccaacacctccgtctcctgcagaggagctccgcaatggggaaatccacaggtcagcaagaaattaaaaag gggagctgtgcagtgcagacacagaaacctacatctacatgcag gtgccccaaccaaccttcttatcaagcctctcttccaccgctaccacctcttagcgagcctctggtgggacgggttcatcctctggctctgtctgtgctga
- the LOC114852340 gene encoding uncharacterized protein LOC114852340 isoform X11 codes for MCTFMDLKGSCAVQTQKPTSTCRCPNQPSYQASLPPLPPLSEPLVGRVHPLALSVLRLNYDMPQQRQPQVLAEMESTLAAVMQHHNAQSNLSHADVGLFVAHAAHVQSVCEDVLVSSLQYQDHKAHKPTSCQANTSVSCRGAPQWGNPQVSKKLKRCPNQPSYQASLPPLPPLSEPLVGRVHPLALSVLRLNYDMPQQRQPQVLAEMESTLAAVMQHHNAQSNLSHADVGLFVAHAAHVQSVCEDVLVSSLQYQDHKAHKPTSCQANTSVSCRGAPQWGNPQVSKKLKRCPNQPSYQASLPPLPPLSEPLVGRVHPLALSVLRLNYDMPQQRQPQVLAEMESTLAAVMQHHNAQSNLSHAHVGLFVAHAAHVQSVCEDVLVSSLQFINSENI; via the exons gggagctgtgcagtgcagacacagaaacctacatctacatgcag gtgccccaaccaaccttcttatcaagcctctcttccaccgctaccacctcttagcgagcctctggtgggacgggttcatcctctggctctgtctgtgctgagacttaattatgatatgccacagcaacgtcagccccaagtattggctgagatggagtcaactttagcagcagtgatgcagcatcataatgcaca atctaacctaagccatgcagatgttggattatttgttgcacatgcagcccatgtccagtcagtctgtgaagatgtcctggtcagttctttacag TACCAAGATCATAAGGCGCATAAACCAACCTCGTGTCaagccaacacctccgtctcctgcagaggagctccgcaatggggaaatccacaggtcagcaagaaattaaaaag gtgccccaaccaaccttcttatcaagcctctcttccaccgctaccacctcttagcgagcctctggtgggacgggttcatcctctggctctgtctgtgctgagacttaattatgatatgccacagcaacgtcagccccaagtattggctgagatggagtcaactttagcagcagtgatgcagcatcataatgcaca atctaacctaagccatgcagatgttggattatttgttgcacatgcagcccatgtccagtcagtctgtgaagatgtcctggtcagttctttacag TACCAAGATCATAAGGCGCATAAACCAACCTCGTGTCaagccaacacctccgtctcctgcagaggagctccgcaatggggaaatccacaggtcagcaagaaattaaaaag gtgccccaaccaaccttcttatcaagcctctcttccaccgctaccacctcttagcgagcctctggtgggacgggttcatcctctggctctgtctgtgctgagacttaattatgatatgccacagcaacgtcagccccaagtattggctgagatggagtcaactttagcagcagtgatgcagcatcataatgcaca atctaacctaagccatgcacatgttggattatttgttgcacatgcagcccatgtccagtcagtctgtgaagatgtcctggtcagttctttacag ttcattaactctgaaaacatttaa
- the LOC114852340 gene encoding uncharacterized protein LOC114852340 isoform X19 — MCTFMDLKGSCAVQTQKPTSTCRCPNQPSYQASLPPLPPLSEPLVGRVHPLALSVLRLNYDMPQQRQPQVLAEMESTLAAVMQHHNAQSNLSHADVGLFVAHAAHVQSVCEDVLVSSLQYQDHKAHKPTSCQANTSVSCRGAPQWGNPQVSKKLKRCPNQPSYQASLPPLPPLSEPLVGRVHPLALSVLRLNYDMPQQRQPQVLAEMESTLAAVMQHHNAQSNLSHADVGLFVAHAAHVQSVCEDVLYQDHKAHKPTSCQANTSVSCRGAPQWGNPQVSKKLKRGAVQCRHRNLHLHAGAPTNLLIKPLFHRYHLLASLWWDGFILWLCLC, encoded by the exons gggagctgtgcagtgcagacacagaaacctacatctacatgcag gtgccccaaccaaccttcttatcaagcctctcttccaccgctaccacctcttagcgagcctctggtgggacgggttcatcctctggctctgtctgtgctgagacttaattatgatatgccacagcaacgtcagccccaagtattggctgagatggagtcaactttagcagcagtgatgcagcatcataatgcaca atctaacctaagccatgcagatgttggattatttgttgcacatgcagcccatgtccagtcagtctgtgaagatgtcctggtcagttctttacag TACCAAGATCATAAGGCGCATAAACCAACCTCGTGTCaagccaacacctccgtctcctgcagaggagctccgcaatggggaaatccacaggtcagcaagaaattaaaaag gtgccccaaccaaccttcttatcaagcctctcttccaccgctaccacctcttagcgagcctctggtgggacgggttcatcctctggctctgtctgtgctgagacttaattatgatatgccacagcaacgtcagccccaagtattggctgagatggagtcaactttagcagcagtgatgcagcatcataatgcaca atctaacctaagccatgcagatgttggattatttgttgcacatgcagcccatgtccagtcagtctgtgaagatgtcctg TACCAAGATCATAAGGCGCATAAACCAACCTCGTGTCaagccaacacctccgtctcctgcagaggagctccgcaatggggaaatccacaggtcagcaagaaattaaaaag gggagctgtgcagtgcagacacagaaacctacatctacatgcag gtgccccaaccaaccttcttatcaagcctctcttccaccgctaccacctcttagcgagcctctggtgggacgggttcatcctctggctctgtctgtgctga
- the LOC114852340 gene encoding uncharacterized protein LOC114852340 isoform X16 encodes MCTFMDLKGSCAVQTQKPTSTCRCPNQPSYQASLPPLPPLSEPLVGRVHPLALSVLRLNYDMPQQRQPQVLAEMESTLAAVMQHHNAQSNLSHADVGLFVAHAAHVQSVCEDVLVSSLQYQDHKAHKPTSCQANTSVSCRGAPQWGNPQVSKKLKRCPNQPSYQASLPPLPPLSEPLVGRVHPLALSVLRLNYDMPQQRQPQVLAEMESTLAAVMQHHNAQSNLSHADVGLFVAHAAHVQSVCEDVLVSSLQYQDHKAHKPTSCQANTSVSCRGAPQWGNPQVSKKLKRCPNQPSYQASLPPLPPLSEPLVGRVHPLALSVLRLNYDMPQQRQPQVLAEMESTLAAVMQHHNAQYFINSENI; translated from the exons gggagctgtgcagtgcagacacagaaacctacatctacatgcag gtgccccaaccaaccttcttatcaagcctctcttccaccgctaccacctcttagcgagcctctggtgggacgggttcatcctctggctctgtctgtgctgagacttaattatgatatgccacagcaacgtcagccccaagtattggctgagatggagtcaactttagcagcagtgatgcagcatcataatgcaca atctaacctaagccatgcagatgttggattatttgttgcacatgcagcccatgtccagtcagtctgtgaagatgtcctggtcagttctttacag TACCAAGATCATAAGGCGCATAAACCAACCTCGTGTCaagccaacacctccgtctcctgcagaggagctccgcaatggggaaatccacaggtcagcaagaaattaaaaag gtgccccaaccaaccttcttatcaagcctctcttccaccgctaccacctcttagcgagcctctggtgggacgggttcatcctctggctctgtctgtgctgagacttaattatgatatgccacagcaacgtcagccccaagtattggctgagatggagtcaactttagcagcagtgatgcagcatcataatgcaca atctaacctaagccatgcagatgttggattatttgttgcacatgcagcccatgtccagtcagtctgtgaagatgtcctggtcagttctttacag TACCAAGATCATAAGGCGCATAAACCAACCTCGTGTCaagccaacacctccgtctcctgcagaggagctccgcaatggggaaatccacaggtcagcaagaaattaaaaag gtgccccaaccaaccttcttatcaagcctctcttccaccgctaccacctcttagcgagcctctggtgggacgggttcatcctctggctctgtctgtgctgagacttaattatgatatgccacagcaacgtcagccccaagtattggctgagatggagtcaactttagcagcagtgatgcagcatcataatgcacagtac ttcattaactctgaaaacatttaa
- the LOC114852340 gene encoding uncharacterized protein LOC114852340 isoform X18 → MCTFMDLKGSCAVQTQKPTSTCRCPNQPSYQASLPPLPPLSEPLVGRVHPLALSVLRLNYDMPQQRQPQVLAEMESTLAAVMQHHNAQSNLSHADVGLFVAHAAHVQSVCEDVLVSSLQYQDHKAHKPTSCQANTSVSCRGAPQWGNPQVSKKLKRCPNQPSYQASLPPLPPLSEPLVGRVHPLALSVLRLNYDMPQQRQPQVLAEMESTLAAVMQHHNAQSNLSHADVGLFVAHAAHVQSVCEDVLVSSLQYQDHKAHKPTSCQANTSVSCRGAPQWGNPQVSKKLKRGAVQCRHRNLHLHAGAPTNLLIKPLFHRYHLLASLWWDGFILWLCLC, encoded by the exons gggagctgtgcagtgcagacacagaaacctacatctacatgcag gtgccccaaccaaccttcttatcaagcctctcttccaccgctaccacctcttagcgagcctctggtgggacgggttcatcctctggctctgtctgtgctgagacttaattatgatatgccacagcaacgtcagccccaagtattggctgagatggagtcaactttagcagcagtgatgcagcatcataatgcaca atctaacctaagccatgcagatgttggattatttgttgcacatgcagcccatgtccagtcagtctgtgaagatgtcctggtcagttctttacag TACCAAGATCATAAGGCGCATAAACCAACCTCGTGTCaagccaacacctccgtctcctgcagaggagctccgcaatggggaaatccacaggtcagcaagaaattaaaaag gtgccccaaccaaccttcttatcaagcctctcttccaccgctaccacctcttagcgagcctctggtgggacgggttcatcctctggctctgtctgtgctgagacttaattatgatatgccacagcaacgtcagccccaagtattggctgagatggagtcaactttagcagcagtgatgcagcatcataatgcaca atctaacctaagccatgcagatgttggattatttgttgcacatgcagcccatgtccagtcagtctgtgaagatgtcctggtcagttctttacag TACCAAGATCATAAGGCGCATAAACCAACCTCGTGTCaagccaacacctccgtctcctgcagaggagctccgcaatggggaaatccacaggtcagcaagaaattaaaaag gggagctgtgcagtgcagacacagaaacctacatctacatgcag gtgccccaaccaaccttcttatcaagcctctcttccaccgctaccacctcttagcgagcctctggtgggacgggttcatcctctggctctgtctgtgctga